From one Leifsonia soli genomic stretch:
- the treY gene encoding malto-oligosyltrehalose synthase, whose protein sequence is MNAVSTYRLQISPTFTLRDATQVLDHIRRLGADWVYLSPLLEAEPGSMHGYDVVDHSRVDEARGGPEALREFADAAHARGLKVLVDIVPNHMGVATPAVNAWWWDVLAHGRDSRHASFFDIDWEFGHGRLRLPVLGDGPDEEDALRIEDGELRYYDHRFPLAPGTGEGTPREVHARQHYELMSWRRADAELNYRRFFAVNTLAGLRVEDQQVFDDTHREIGRWLSEGLVDGLRVDHPDGLRDPGQYLERLRDLAGDAPIWVEKIIEGDERMPDWPVQGTTGYDALAVIDRVFVDPSGEGPLTALAGELDDREESQDWVELVHRRKRAVADGILRSEVLRVVRELGEGTDEEVADAVAELAAWFPVYRSYLPCGDEYLEEARLAAAATRPDLAPVLARIVDRLGERFEQTTGAIMAKGVEDNAFYRFTRLVSLTEVGADPSEFAISPEEFHRRQSDRQRRLPESMTALSTHDTKRGEDTRARIHVLAELPGRWERFLRTVRERVGFGDGSLESLLWQSVIGAWPASRERLHDYALKAAREAGASTGWTDPDEAFEKRMLAAIDAAFDDERVRAEVEALAAVIEAPGASNGLGAKLLQLMAPGIPDVYQGSERWERSLVDPDNRRPVEFDAAAGLLAHIDEGWQPAVDSSGAAKELVTAKALRLRRDRPELFTGYRPVYAEGSRAGHLVGFDRGGAIAIATRLPVGLSATGGWADTTIDLEDQRMRDELTGREFSGRVPLASLLEAYPVALLAVIR, encoded by the coding sequence TTCGCCGACGCCGCTCACGCCCGGGGCCTGAAGGTACTCGTCGACATCGTCCCCAACCACATGGGCGTCGCGACGCCGGCGGTCAACGCGTGGTGGTGGGATGTGCTCGCTCACGGCCGGGACTCGCGTCACGCCTCCTTCTTCGACATCGACTGGGAGTTCGGCCACGGGCGACTCCGCCTTCCCGTCCTCGGCGACGGACCGGATGAGGAGGACGCCCTCCGCATCGAGGACGGCGAGCTGCGTTACTACGACCACCGCTTCCCCCTCGCGCCGGGCACCGGCGAGGGGACCCCGCGCGAGGTCCACGCCCGCCAGCACTACGAGCTGATGTCCTGGCGCCGCGCCGACGCCGAGCTCAACTACCGCCGCTTCTTCGCCGTCAACACGCTCGCCGGCCTCCGCGTCGAAGACCAGCAGGTGTTCGACGACACCCACCGCGAGATCGGCCGCTGGCTGAGCGAGGGGCTCGTCGACGGGCTCCGCGTGGACCATCCGGATGGCCTCCGCGACCCCGGTCAGTACCTCGAACGCCTGCGCGACCTCGCCGGTGACGCGCCGATCTGGGTCGAGAAGATCATCGAGGGCGACGAGCGGATGCCGGACTGGCCGGTGCAGGGCACCACCGGTTACGACGCCCTCGCCGTCATCGACCGCGTCTTCGTGGACCCGTCGGGCGAAGGGCCGCTGACCGCCCTGGCCGGGGAGCTCGACGACCGCGAGGAGAGCCAGGACTGGGTCGAGCTCGTGCACCGTCGCAAGCGCGCCGTCGCCGACGGCATCCTCCGCTCGGAGGTGCTCCGCGTCGTGCGCGAGCTCGGCGAGGGGACGGACGAGGAGGTCGCCGACGCCGTCGCCGAGCTGGCCGCCTGGTTCCCCGTGTACCGCAGCTACCTCCCCTGCGGCGACGAGTACCTGGAGGAGGCCCGCCTGGCCGCCGCGGCGACGCGCCCCGACCTCGCGCCCGTCCTGGCTCGGATCGTCGACCGCCTGGGCGAGCGGTTCGAGCAGACCACAGGCGCGATCATGGCGAAGGGCGTCGAGGACAACGCCTTCTACCGATTCACCCGGCTCGTCTCGCTGACCGAGGTCGGTGCGGACCCCTCCGAGTTCGCGATCTCGCCGGAGGAGTTCCACCGCCGGCAGTCCGACCGCCAGCGGCGCCTGCCCGAGTCGATGACGGCACTCTCCACGCACGACACGAAGCGCGGCGAGGACACGCGGGCGCGCATCCACGTGCTCGCCGAGCTGCCGGGACGCTGGGAGCGGTTCCTTCGGACGGTTCGGGAGCGCGTCGGGTTCGGCGACGGCTCGCTGGAGAGCCTGCTGTGGCAGTCCGTCATCGGCGCATGGCCCGCATCCCGCGAGCGTCTGCACGACTACGCGCTGAAGGCCGCGCGCGAGGCGGGGGCGTCGACCGGATGGACGGACCCGGACGAGGCGTTCGAGAAGCGGATGCTCGCCGCGATCGACGCAGCCTTCGACGACGAGCGCGTACGGGCCGAAGTTGAGGCGCTGGCGGCCGTCATCGAGGCCCCCGGCGCCAGCAACGGGCTCGGCGCCAAGCTGCTGCAGCTGATGGCGCCAGGCATCCCGGACGTGTACCAGGGCTCGGAGCGCTGGGAGCGCTCGCTGGTCGACCCCGACAACCGCCGCCCGGTCGAATTCGACGCGGCCGCCGGGCTCCTCGCCCACATCGACGAGGGATGGCAGCCCGCGGTCGACTCGTCGGGCGCGGCGAAGGAGCTGGTCACCGCGAAGGCGCTCCGCCTGCGCCGCGACCGGCCGGAGCTCTTCACCGGCTACCGTCCCGTCTACGCCGAGGGATCGCGCGCCGGCCACCTCGTCGGCTTCGACCGGGGCGGCGCGATCGCCATCGCCACCCGCCTGCCGGTCGGGCTCTCCGCGACCGGCGGCTGGGCCGACACCACGATCGATCTGGAGGACCAGCGCATGCGCGACGAACTGACCGGGCGCGAGTTCTCCGGGCGCGTGCCGCTCGCCTCCCTGCTCGAGGCCTACCCGGTCGCCCTGCTGGCGGTGATCCGGTGA